One genomic region from Yersinia canariae encodes:
- the nrdA gene encoding class 1a ribonucleoside-diphosphate reductase subunit alpha: protein MNQSLLVTKRDGSKERINLDKIHRVIDWAAEGLHNVSVSQVELRSHIQFYDGIKTADIHETIIKAAADLISRDAPDYQYLAARLAIFHLRKKAYGQFEPPKLFAHVTKMVEMGKYDKHLLEDYTAEEFEQMDTFIDHWRDMNFSYAAVKQLEGKYLVQNRVSGEIYESAQFLYILVSACLFSNYPRETRLDYIKRFYDAISTFKISLPTPIMSGVRTPTRQFSSCVLIECGDSLDSINATSSAIVKYVSQRAGIGINAGRIRALGSPIRGGEAFHTGCIPFYKHFQTAVKSCSQGGVRGGAATLFYPMWHLEVESLLVLKNNRGVEGNRVRHMDYGVQINKLMYQRLLKGEEITLFSPSDVPGLYDAFFADQDEFERLYVKYEKDDSIRKQRVKAIELFSLMMQERASTGRIYIQNVDHCNTHSPFDPKIAPVRQSNLCLEIALPTKPLNDINDENGEIALCTLSAFNLGAIDSLDDLEDLAVLAVRALDALLDYQDYPIAAAKRGAMGRRTLGIGVINFAYYLAKNGVRYSDGSANNLTHRTFEAIQYYLLKASNTLAREQGACQWFNETTYSQGILPIDTYKKDLDTISDEPLHYDWETLRKDIQTHGLRNSTLSALMPSETSSQISNATNGIEPPRGYVSIKASKDGILRQVVPEYERLKDAYELLWDMPNNDGYLQLVGLMQKFVDQAISANTNYDPTRFPSGKVPMKQLLKDLLTTYKFGVKTLYYQNTRDGADDVQEDIQSQPGDDDCEGGACKI from the coding sequence ATGAACCAAAGCCTACTTGTTACTAAACGCGATGGCAGCAAAGAACGCATCAATCTGGATAAAATCCACCGGGTCATCGACTGGGCCGCGGAAGGTTTACATAACGTCTCAGTATCTCAAGTAGAATTGCGTTCACACATTCAGTTTTATGATGGTATTAAAACCGCCGATATCCATGAAACCATCATTAAAGCTGCCGCTGATTTGATTTCGCGCGATGCCCCAGATTACCAGTACCTGGCAGCACGTCTGGCTATCTTCCACCTGCGCAAAAAAGCTTACGGTCAGTTTGAACCACCAAAATTATTCGCCCACGTGACGAAAATGGTGGAGATGGGCAAATATGACAAACATCTGCTGGAAGACTACACCGCAGAAGAATTTGAACAGATGGACACTTTCATCGACCATTGGCGCGATATGAACTTCTCCTATGCTGCGGTTAAGCAGTTGGAAGGCAAATATCTAGTGCAAAACCGCGTCAGCGGTGAGATCTATGAAAGTGCCCAATTCCTGTACATTCTGGTTTCGGCTTGCCTGTTCTCTAATTATCCGCGCGAAACACGTCTGGATTACATCAAGCGTTTCTATGATGCAATTTCTACTTTTAAAATTTCGCTGCCGACCCCCATTATGTCCGGCGTGCGCACCCCAACCCGCCAGTTCAGTTCTTGCGTATTGATTGAGTGCGGTGACAGCCTGGATTCCATCAATGCCACCTCCAGCGCCATTGTGAAATATGTGTCACAACGCGCCGGTATCGGCATCAATGCGGGCCGCATCCGTGCATTGGGTAGCCCAATTCGCGGCGGTGAAGCTTTCCACACCGGTTGCATTCCGTTCTACAAACACTTCCAGACCGCAGTAAAATCCTGCTCACAGGGCGGTGTCCGTGGCGGTGCTGCCACGTTGTTCTACCCAATGTGGCATTTGGAAGTTGAAAGTTTGCTGGTGCTGAAAAACAATCGTGGGGTTGAAGGTAACCGCGTGCGTCATATGGATTACGGCGTACAAATCAACAAACTGATGTATCAGCGTTTGCTGAAAGGCGAAGAGATTACTCTGTTCAGCCCATCCGACGTTCCGGGCTTGTATGACGCGTTCTTCGCTGATCAAGACGAGTTTGAGCGCCTTTATGTCAAGTATGAGAAAGATGACAGCATCCGCAAACAGCGTGTGAAAGCCATTGAGTTATTCTCCTTGATGATGCAAGAGCGTGCCTCCACTGGCCGTATCTATATTCAGAACGTGGATCATTGCAATACCCACAGCCCGTTTGACCCGAAAATTGCTCCTGTACGCCAGTCAAACCTGTGTCTGGAAATTGCCTTGCCGACCAAACCGTTGAATGATATCAACGACGAAAATGGTGAGATCGCGCTCTGCACATTGTCAGCATTCAACTTGGGTGCCATTGACAGCCTGGATGATTTAGAAGACTTGGCGGTACTGGCTGTACGCGCCCTGGATGCTTTGCTCGATTATCAGGATTACCCAATTGCCGCAGCAAAACGTGGCGCAATGGGCCGCCGTACTCTGGGTATTGGTGTCATTAACTTTGCATATTATCTGGCGAAGAATGGTGTTCGTTATTCCGATGGCAGTGCCAACAACCTGACGCACCGCACCTTTGAAGCTATTCAGTACTATTTATTGAAAGCTTCTAACACGCTGGCACGGGAACAGGGTGCTTGCCAGTGGTTCAATGAAACCACCTATTCACAGGGTATTTTGCCGATCGATACCTATAAGAAAGATTTGGATACCATCAGTGACGAACCTCTGCATTACGATTGGGAAACACTGCGTAAGGACATCCAGACCCACGGCCTGCGTAACTCCACACTGTCAGCACTGATGCCGTCCGAGACATCTTCGCAGATCTCCAATGCCACCAATGGTATTGAACCACCGCGGGGTTATGTCAGTATTAAAGCCTCGAAAGACGGTATTCTGCGCCAGGTTGTTCCTGAATATGAGCGTTTGAAAGATGCTTATGAACTGCTGTGGGATATGCCAAATAATGATGGTTATCTGCAATTGGTCGGTTTGATGCAGAAATTCGTCGATCAGGCGATTTCAGCCAACACCAATTATGATCCAACCCGCTTCCCATCGGGCAAAGTGCCGATGAAGCAGTTGCTGAAAGATTTGCTCACCACCTATAAATTTGGCGTAAAAACCCTTTACTATCAAAACACCCGCGATGGTGCTGATGATGTGCAGGAAGATATCCAAAGTCAACCGGGTGATGACGACTGTGAAGGCGGTGCATGTAAGATCTGA
- the yfaE gene encoding class I ribonucleotide reductase maintenance protein YfaE — translation MTWVSDGSQHRCNLKDDGNIVTLSTTGAQLNRPANSRNLLETLEYHQVQIEYQCRSGYCGSCRLRLLKGEVCYQQQPLAFIQAGEILPCCCQPKGDIEIEL, via the coding sequence ATGACTTGGGTAAGTGATGGCAGCCAACACCGCTGCAACTTGAAAGATGACGGGAATATTGTGACGTTGAGCACCACTGGTGCTCAACTTAACCGCCCCGCGAATAGCCGCAATTTATTAGAAACACTCGAATATCATCAGGTACAAATCGAATATCAATGCCGCTCCGGTTATTGCGGGTCTTGCCGACTGCGGTTGTTAAAAGGCGAGGTTTGCTATCAGCAGCAACCCTTAGCATTTATCCAAGCTGGCGAGATTCTGCCCTGTTGCTGTCAGCCAAAGGGCGATATTGAAATTGAACTTTAA
- the eco gene encoding serine protease inhibitor ecotin, translating to MKRLSIAITSLLMAASASTVAATEPPLNQQQPLEKIAPYPQAEKGMSRQVIFLEPQEDENRFKVELLIGKTIEVDCNRHMISGNLETRTLSGWGFDYLVMDKISEPASTMMACPDNTRRPQFIAANLGDAAMQRYNSRLPIVVYVPQGVDVKYRIWEAGKDVRNAQVK from the coding sequence ATGAAAAGACTGTCAATCGCAATAACCAGCCTGTTAATGGCAGCCTCTGCCAGCACTGTTGCTGCTACAGAGCCGCCGCTTAATCAACAACAGCCGTTAGAGAAGATTGCGCCTTATCCGCAAGCTGAAAAAGGCATGAGCCGTCAGGTCATTTTCCTCGAACCACAAGAAGATGAAAATCGCTTCAAAGTTGAATTGCTGATCGGTAAAACCATTGAAGTTGACTGCAACCGCCATATGATCAGTGGCAATCTCGAAACCAGAACCTTGTCTGGCTGGGGATTTGACTATCTGGTAATGGATAAAATCTCCGAACCCGCCTCTACCATGATGGCTTGCCCGGACAACACCCGCCGCCCGCAATTTATCGCCGCCAATCTGGGTGATGCCGCCATGCAGCGCTACAACAGCCGCTTGCCGATTGTGGTGTATGTGCCGCAAGGTGTTGATGTTAAATACCGGATTTGGGAAGCAGGGAAAGACGTTAGAAATGCGCAGGTGAAATAA
- the nrdB gene encoding class Ia ribonucleoside-diphosphate reductase subunit beta, translated as MAYTTFSQNKNNQLLEPMFFGQSVNVARFDQQKHAIFEKLIEKQLSFFWRPEEIDVSRDRIDYNALPDHEKHIFISNLKYQTLLDSIQGRSPNVALLPLVSIPELETWIETWSFSETIHSRSYTHIIRNIVNDPSIVFDDIVTNEEILKRAKDISGYYDDLIEMTSYYHLLGEGTHQVNGKTVVVNLRELKKQLYLCLMSVNALEAIRFYVSFACSFAFAERELMEGNAKIIKMIARDEALHLTGTQHILNLMRSGEDDPEMAEIAEECQQQCYDLFVLAAQQEKEWAEYLFRDGSMIGLNKEILCQYVEYITNIRMQAVGLGVPFNTRTNPIPWINSWLVSDNVQVAPQEVEVSSYLVGQIDSEVSADDLSDFEL; from the coding sequence ATGGCCTATACCACTTTTTCGCAAAATAAAAACAACCAGTTACTCGAACCGATGTTCTTTGGTCAATCCGTCAATGTGGCGCGTTTCGACCAACAAAAGCATGCTATTTTCGAAAAACTGATTGAGAAACAACTCTCGTTTTTCTGGCGTCCGGAAGAGATTGACGTCTCCCGCGATCGCATCGATTACAACGCCCTGCCAGATCACGAAAAACATATTTTTATCAGCAACCTGAAATACCAAACATTGCTGGATTCTATTCAGGGACGTAGCCCTAATGTGGCCCTATTGCCGCTGGTTTCCATTCCTGAGCTGGAAACCTGGATAGAAACCTGGTCGTTTTCTGAAACTATTCATTCGCGCTCTTACACTCATATCATTCGCAATATCGTTAACGATCCTTCGATTGTTTTCGATGATATCGTGACCAATGAAGAGATCCTCAAACGCGCAAAAGATATCTCAGGGTATTACGACGATTTGATTGAGATGACCAGTTACTACCATCTGCTGGGGGAAGGCACCCATCAGGTTAATGGTAAAACTGTGGTGGTTAATCTGCGCGAGCTGAAAAAACAACTTTATTTGTGTTTGATGAGTGTCAATGCGCTGGAGGCCATCCGGTTTTATGTCAGTTTCGCCTGCTCCTTTGCCTTTGCCGAGCGCGAATTGATGGAAGGCAATGCTAAAATCATCAAAATGATTGCTCGTGATGAAGCTCTGCACCTGACCGGTACACAGCATATTCTGAATCTAATGCGCTCGGGTGAAGATGATCCGGAAATGGCTGAAATTGCTGAAGAATGTCAGCAGCAATGCTATGACCTGTTTGTCCTTGCCGCGCAACAAGAGAAAGAGTGGGCAGAATATCTGTTCCGTGACGGCTCAATGATTGGTTTGAACAAAGAAATCCTGTGCCAATATGTGGAATATATTACTAATATCCGCATGCAAGCCGTGGGTTTAGGTGTGCCATTTAATACCCGCACCAACCCAATTCCATGGATCAACTCCTGGTTAGTGTCTGATAACGTGCAAGTTGCGCCACAGGAAGTTGAAGTCAGCTCTTATCTGGTCGGTCAGATTGATTCAGAAGTCAGTGCTGATGACCTGAGTGATTTCGAGCTGTAA
- a CDS encoding nicotinamide mononucleotide deamidase-related protein YfaY — MIRVEMLSTGDEVLHGQIIDTNAAWLADYLFNQGLPISSRETVGDSLSALIDVLTERSHVADVLIVNGGLGPTSDDLSALAAARAAGTELIEHPEWIARMEAFFKERGRAMSSTNRKQAHIPANAEMLDNPVGTACGFALRLNKCLMFFTPGVPSEFKVMVEQQIMPRLRQHFDVAEPPLCLRMTTFGRSESDLALELDSLTLPDGAVLGYRSSAPIIELKLTGPASQQSAMEEVWQQVRAVARESTIFEGTRGLPALLSEQLTQRGLLLAVSEQFTGGLLHWQLQSTAAPLAGGELLPAHCQESLAEVAGRAQSLSMLCGAQVVLAVSAMQNDCLSVALHSPDGTFAQTVRYQASRHGLRIRQESSAMLALDMLRRWMKGSPICGQHGWLEVVEIL, encoded by the coding sequence ATGATCAGAGTTGAGATGTTGAGTACCGGGGATGAAGTGCTGCATGGGCAAATTATTGATACCAATGCTGCATGGCTGGCAGATTATTTATTTAATCAGGGTTTGCCAATCAGCAGTCGAGAAACCGTTGGTGATTCACTTTCCGCTCTCATTGATGTGTTGACAGAACGGAGCCACGTTGCGGATGTGTTGATTGTTAATGGCGGTCTTGGGCCGACCAGTGACGACTTGAGTGCTTTGGCCGCGGCGCGTGCTGCCGGGACGGAGCTTATCGAGCATCCGGAATGGATTGCGCGGATGGAGGCTTTCTTTAAAGAGCGTGGCAGGGCGATGTCGTCGACAAACCGTAAACAAGCCCATATTCCGGCGAATGCGGAAATGCTGGATAACCCGGTCGGAACCGCCTGCGGCTTCGCTTTACGGCTCAATAAGTGTTTGATGTTTTTCACTCCCGGCGTTCCATCAGAATTTAAAGTGATGGTTGAACAGCAGATTATGCCGCGCTTACGCCAGCACTTTGATGTGGCAGAGCCGCCATTATGCTTGCGCATGACCACCTTTGGGCGCTCAGAAAGTGATTTGGCACTCGAATTAGACTCACTAACTCTCCCGGACGGCGCGGTGCTGGGCTATCGCTCATCGGCACCTATTATTGAGTTGAAACTCACTGGGCCAGCTTCACAGCAATCGGCGATGGAGGAAGTTTGGCAGCAAGTTAGGGCGGTTGCTAGAGAGAGTACGATATTCGAAGGCACGCGGGGCTTACCGGCATTGCTGAGTGAACAATTGACACAGCGCGGGCTGCTATTGGCCGTCAGCGAACAATTTACCGGTGGGTTGCTGCACTGGCAATTACAAAGTACCGCAGCACCGTTGGCGGGAGGCGAGCTACTGCCGGCTCATTGTCAGGAGTCATTAGCTGAAGTCGCGGGCCGCGCCCAGTCATTATCAATGCTGTGTGGTGCTCAGGTGGTATTGGCGGTGAGTGCAATGCAAAATGATTGCCTAAGTGTAGCGCTGCATTCTCCTGATGGAACTTTTGCCCAGACGGTGCGTTATCAGGCGAGCCGACATGGTTTGCGCATCCGTCAGGAAAGCAGTGCCATGCTGGCATTGGATATGCTGCGTCGTTGGATGAAAGGTAGCCCGATTTGTGGTCAGCACGGTTGGCTGGAAGTGGTTGAGATTTTGTAG
- the ubiG gene encoding bifunctional 2-polyprenyl-6-hydroxyphenol methylase/3-demethylubiquinol 3-O-methyltransferase UbiG, producing MHVDTTDPHRNVAEKINVDEQEIAKFEAVASRWWDLEGEFKPLHRINPLRLDYILQRAGGIFGKKVLDVGCGGGILAESMAREGAQVTGLDMGYEPLQVARLHALETGTPLDYVQETVESHAQNHPQHYDVVTCMEMLEHVPDPASVIRACAQLVKPGGHVFFSTINRNTKSWLMAVVGAEYVLKMVPKGTHDSKKFIRPSELIGWVDQTPLRERHIIGLHYNPITDHFKLGRNVDVNYMVHTQKADDSTAV from the coding sequence ATGCATGTAGATACCACAGACCCTCATCGCAATGTTGCTGAAAAAATAAACGTCGATGAGCAAGAAATCGCCAAGTTTGAGGCGGTTGCCTCCCGCTGGTGGGATTTAGAGGGCGAATTTAAGCCCCTTCATCGCATTAATCCCCTGCGTCTTGATTACATTTTGCAGCGCGCTGGCGGTATTTTCGGTAAGAAAGTGCTGGATGTCGGGTGCGGTGGTGGCATTCTGGCTGAAAGCATGGCGCGTGAAGGCGCTCAAGTCACTGGGTTGGATATGGGCTATGAACCGCTGCAAGTGGCCCGCTTACATGCCCTGGAAACGGGCACCCCGCTTGATTATGTTCAGGAAACGGTTGAAAGCCACGCGCAAAATCACCCACAACATTACGATGTCGTGACCTGCATGGAGATGCTCGAGCACGTCCCTGACCCAGCCTCTGTCATTCGCGCCTGCGCGCAATTGGTCAAACCCGGCGGACATGTTTTCTTTTCGACCATTAACCGCAACACCAAATCCTGGCTAATGGCGGTGGTAGGCGCTGAATACGTATTGAAAATGGTACCCAAAGGCACCCATGACTCGAAGAAATTTATCCGCCCATCAGAGCTCATTGGTTGGGTTGACCAAACTCCATTACGCGAGCGCCATATTATCGGGCTACATTACAACCCGATAACTGACCATTTCAAATTGGGCCGCAATGTTGATGTGAATTATATGGTTCATACTCAGAAAGCAGACGACAGCACCGCGGTGTGA
- the gyrA gene encoding DNA topoisomerase (ATP-hydrolyzing) subunit A, protein MSDLAREITPVNIEEELKSSYLDYAMSVIVGRALPDVRDGLKPVHRRVLYAMNVLGNDWNKPYKKSARVVGDVIGKYHPHGDSAVYDTIVRMAQPFSLRYMLVDGQGNFGSVDGDSAAAMRYTEIRMSKIAHELLADLEKDTVDFVPNYDGTEQIPAVMPTRIPNLLVNGSSGIAVGMATNIPPHNLSEVIDGCLALIEDENITIEGLMEFIPGPDFPTAAIINGRRGIEEAYRTGRGKVYIRARAEVEADAKTGRETIIVHEIPYQVNKARLIEKIAELVKEKRVEGISALRDESDKDGMRIVIEIKRDAVGEVVLNNLYSLTQLQVTFGINMVALSQGQPKLLNLKDILVAFVRHRREVVTRRTIFELRKARDRAHILEALAIALANIDPIIELIRRAATPAEAKAGLIANPWELGNVASMLERAGDDAARPEWLEAEFGIRDGKYYLTEQQAQAILDLRLQKLTGLEHEKLLDEYKELLTLIGELIFILENPERLMEVIREELVAIKDQYNDARRTEITANTSDINIEDLINQEDVVVTLSHQGYVKYQPLTDYEAQRRGGKGKSAARIKEEDFIDRLLVANTHDTILCFSSRGRLYWMKVYQLPEASRGARGRPIVNLLPLEPNERITAILPVREYEEGRHIFMATASGTVKKTALTEFSRPRSAGIIAVNLNEGDELIGVDLTDGSNEVMLFSALGKVVRFSESQVRSMGRTATGVRGINLNGDDRVISLIIPRGDGEILTVTENGYGKRTAVEEYPTKSRATQGVISIKVSERNGKVVGAVQVAPTDQIMMITDAGTLVRTRVSEVSIVGRNTQGVTLIRTAEDEHVVGLQRVAEPEEDDDILDGESLEGEEGSEENAALNTPEDDEAEDGDVEDEDDNV, encoded by the coding sequence ATGAGCGACCTTGCCAGAGAAATAACACCGGTCAACATCGAGGAAGAGCTGAAAAGCTCCTATCTGGATTATGCGATGTCCGTTATTGTCGGACGTGCTTTACCAGATGTCCGGGATGGACTGAAACCGGTGCACCGTCGCGTACTGTATGCGATGAATGTACTGGGTAATGACTGGAATAAACCATATAAAAAATCGGCCCGTGTAGTCGGGGACGTTATCGGTAAATATCACCCGCATGGTGACAGCGCAGTCTACGACACAATCGTGCGTATGGCTCAGCCGTTCTCACTGCGCTATATGCTGGTGGATGGGCAGGGCAACTTCGGTTCCGTTGATGGCGACTCCGCTGCAGCGATGCGTTATACCGAAATCCGTATGTCTAAAATTGCTCACGAATTGTTAGCGGATTTAGAAAAAGATACCGTTGACTTCGTGCCTAACTATGATGGTACGGAACAAATCCCCGCAGTTATGCCAACCCGAATCCCTAACCTGTTGGTTAATGGTTCGTCAGGTATTGCCGTCGGGATGGCAACCAATATTCCGCCACATAACCTGTCTGAGGTTATTGATGGCTGTCTGGCCCTGATCGAAGATGAAAACATCACCATTGAAGGGTTGATGGAGTTCATTCCTGGCCCAGACTTCCCAACAGCCGCCATTATCAATGGCCGCCGTGGTATTGAAGAGGCTTATCGTACTGGCCGTGGCAAGGTGTATATCCGTGCCCGTGCTGAAGTCGAAGCTGACGCGAAAACCGGCCGTGAAACCATTATTGTTCACGAGATCCCGTATCAGGTGAACAAAGCGCGGTTGATTGAAAAAATTGCTGAGCTGGTCAAAGAGAAACGCGTAGAAGGCATCAGCGCGTTACGTGATGAGTCTGATAAAGACGGCATGCGTATCGTGATTGAGATTAAACGTGATGCCGTCGGGGAAGTGGTTCTAAATAACCTCTATTCACTGACGCAACTTCAGGTGACTTTCGGTATCAATATGGTGGCTCTGTCTCAAGGGCAGCCTAAATTGCTTAACCTGAAAGACATTTTGGTTGCTTTCGTGCGCCACCGCCGTGAAGTGGTGACCCGCCGTACCATTTTTGAACTGCGTAAAGCTCGTGACCGCGCGCATATACTTGAAGCGCTGGCCATTGCACTGGCTAACATCGATCCGATTATCGAATTGATTCGCCGTGCTGCCACTCCTGCGGAAGCGAAAGCTGGCCTGATTGCCAACCCATGGGAATTAGGTAACGTCGCGTCTATGTTGGAACGTGCCGGTGATGATGCTGCCCGCCCTGAATGGCTGGAAGCTGAGTTCGGCATCCGTGACGGCAAATATTACCTCACCGAGCAGCAAGCTCAGGCAATCTTGGATCTGCGTTTGCAGAAACTGACTGGCCTGGAACATGAAAAACTGCTGGATGAGTATAAAGAGCTGCTGACCTTAATTGGCGAGCTTATCTTTATTCTGGAAAATCCAGAGCGCTTGATGGAAGTTATTCGCGAAGAGTTAGTGGCGATTAAAGATCAATATAACGATGCGCGTCGGACTGAAATCACGGCGAATACCTCTGACATTAATATTGAAGATTTGATTAATCAGGAAGATGTGGTTGTGACATTGTCCCATCAGGGTTATGTCAAATATCAACCGCTGACTGATTACGAAGCTCAGCGTCGCGGTGGTAAAGGTAAGTCAGCCGCACGTATTAAAGAAGAAGACTTCATTGATCGTCTGTTGGTCGCCAATACCCACGATACTATTTTGTGCTTCTCCAGCCGTGGCCGTCTCTATTGGATGAAGGTCTATCAGTTGCCGGAAGCCAGTCGTGGCGCACGTGGTCGTCCGATCGTCAACTTGTTGCCGCTTGAGCCAAATGAGCGTATTACCGCCATTCTACCGGTGCGGGAATATGAAGAAGGCCGTCACATCTTTATGGCTACCGCGAGCGGTACTGTGAAGAAAACTGCATTGACCGAGTTCAGCCGCCCACGCAGTGCCGGTATTATTGCCGTCAATCTGAATGAGGGTGATGAGCTGATTGGTGTTGATCTGACGGATGGCAGCAATGAAGTGATGCTGTTCTCCGCATTGGGTAAAGTGGTCCGCTTCTCTGAATCGCAGGTCCGTTCGATGGGCCGTACTGCGACCGGGGTTCGTGGTATCAACCTCAATGGCGATGATCGGGTTATTTCTCTTATCATCCCACGCGGTGATGGCGAAATCCTGACGGTGACTGAAAACGGTTATGGTAAACGTACTGCCGTGGAAGAGTATCCAACTAAGTCCCGTGCGACTCAGGGGGTTATCTCCATTAAAGTCAGTGAGCGTAATGGTAAAGTTGTTGGGGCGGTACAAGTCGCGCCAACTGACCAGATCATGATGATCACTGATGCGGGCACATTGGTACGTACTCGTGTCTCAGAAGTAAGCATTGTGGGCCGTAATACCCAGGGTGTGACACTTATCCGCACAGCTGAAGACGAACATGTCGTCGGTCTGCAACGGGTAGCTGAACCAGAAGAGGATGATGACATCCTTGATGGTGAATCATTAGAAGGTGAAGAGGGCAGTGAAGAAAATGCTGCGCTGAACACGCCGGAAGATGACGAAGCAGAAGACGGTGATGTTGAAGACGAGGATGACAACGTATAA